GTATCACAGCAATCATAAGTAACACCCATTGAATAAAAACTATATATTCAAGAATGTGATTGCTCATTTGGATTATCAGATTTCATCATTGATGTATCTTATTAAATAGTATGTAACTAGATTCTTATACTAATTATAGACTTAGTTGCGGACCTTACTTGGTGCTTGTATAATTCAATTCTACTATAAAATAACATATGTAGAAGCCTTATCTTATAAAATGCCAGTGAAGCATCGTCGGTAAGATCATGGTGCCCACCTATTTTGCATTATGTATGAAATTAtaattcttcatcttccaaacaaaataaaaatatgagaatGGTACACCTTTTAATAACATTTCCCTAGTATTTTACACTAAAGATAGTTAGGTGCTGAATTAAAATTTGGACAAAATGATTGTCAGTGCTAACATAATTTGTTGGGAAGTCTTCTTTTGTCTCCTTAATCTCCTGCTGCCAACATACACTCACAGAGATCATAGCCTCCTTGCACATTGGTATGGTAAGAGAATAAGAAATCATGGCATTTTCAGGAACAACCCAGAAGTGCATGGCTTGTGACAAAACAGTTTATCTGGTTGAAAAGTTGACTGCGGACAAACGAGTGTACCACAAAACTTGCTTCAGATGCCACCACTGCAAAGGAACCCTCAAGGTCTCTCTCGCTCTCGCTCTTCTCTTCTGCATGTTTCAAAATCTTTCttaaaattgattctaaaatcaaaatcaattatgcatATAGTTTCTATAAGTAGCTTATGAGAATTAGAATTGCTTCTGACGAAAGAAAAGTCTATATCTGTCTGTAGCTTAGCAACTATAATTCCTTTGAGGGAGTTCTTTACTGCAAGCCACATTTCAACCAACTGCTGAAAAGAACTGGTAGCCTTAACAAAAGCTTCGAAGGTAACTAAATGATTGAAAATCTGTTTATTCAAAACCTGAttatatttttctctcattcttACGTGCTTTTGCTTGATTAGGGACACCAAAAATTGCTAAACCAGAGAAAACCAGTAATAATGAGGTAATCAATCCTAAATCTAGATATGCACAACATAACAGTTAATTTTAATTCAAGCCTTTATCTAATTTTTTGAGATGTTTCAATCAGGCAATCAAAGTCTCAAGTAAGTTTGGTGGAACCAGAGATAAATGTGCTGCTTGTGAGAAAACAGTGTATCCCATTGAAAAGGTAATGACATGACCACATTTTATATTCAAACATAAACCACTTCAATTTCAACTCacatttattataattaattttaccaAAATTAATTGTGACAAACATTATCCAAACGCAGACTTATTTTTtctcagaattaattctgaaaccCCAAAGCTATGACTTTAGAATAAATTCTagaaatattttcaatcatgaactCATATAATACAGGGATGAAATAAGTATTTTGAAATGCTATAGGTTTCTGTGAATGGAACTTGTTATCACAAGAGTTGTTTCAAATGCACTCATGGAGGATGTGTTATTAGTCCTTCCAACTACATTGCACACGAGGCCAAACTCTACTGCAAGCACCACCATATCCAACTGATCAAGGAGAAGGGCAATTTAAGCCAGCTTGAAGGTGACCATGAGAAGAGTGATAAAATCAATGGTGAAGTAGTTGCTGCTGAGACATGAAATCCTTGAATTTTGATAAGAGAGACTAAGAATGTTCCATTTCCTTAAGTTCCATATTTCTGTACCATGGTGTTCATGGTATCGCTCTTTGCTTTTGATAAATATGgtccttttctcttttttccccTGTTTTGGTTGTGTGGATCTCTATCATTTGTTTTCTCCTTTGTTGTGAAGCAGTGGATGCTAAATTTTGTTCTTAAAACTCTCATTGGATTCCTATTGATATATGCATATGTCATAATCCCTAAATTTCGTTTCCTACATCCAATTCTATTACTACTAAATTGAGTTAAATCATGTAttttaaaatacatttttttatttaaaatagatAAATAATAGAAAGAAAGTTGGGTTTTACTATAAAAGTGAGAAGAAAGCAGtaattttttcttataaaatcCCCTTCAAACAAATTATATGTACATTTCCCcctttttctttataaaaataaactttttatttttacttatttattttaaaatacgtTTGATCTgctttaacttaaaaaaaaaagtttcaaacaCTACATTAATTCATATGAACATGAAATGCAATTGAAGTTCATAGTGAAGTTGCAAATGGATTGACAATAAGCAAATTATCTAACTTGCCTAAAGGGTTATTTAGGGTTAatccatattttttatttatataatttcaaGTAAAGAAATTAGTATAATTTTAACACAGTTATCTTGATTATATTAGTCCATCATAATGGGTTAGTTAATACTTGATGTAAGGTAGAGCATTAGTAATACCTTTTTTTTCCAGAACACTAAGTTATGGGAAGTTATCAAGATTATAGGTTTTGGCTTTTTTCCGAGGAAAATATGTAATGTGACCAAATGTAAGTGGACGAAATTGACAAAGCTTGTACATGGCAATGCTTTGGGAAACAAATCATTTTTCAGACACACCGCTAAAAAATCAACCCTGAATTAGATGCTTAAGAAGCTCAACTATCTACCAGTTGTGCTAGACCTTGTTGGTGCGATGATACATATTATTATGTATGCAGACAGCTTCAAATGGAAAGGACCACATAAAAGGTGACCAATTGCGGATGCTTAATTACTCTGCTATCTCACCATCTCATGTTTGtttatatgtatgtatatacgTGTGACGGTGCCAATAGCACAGATAGTTCTTTCCATAAATATTTACTAAAGAAACTAGACAAAACCATACTCGATCCTTATACTATGCATCAGTAATAATAATTTCAAACATTACAACATGATTCAGACACTTCTATTCTATATTTCTATCGTACTACTACCAGCAGTGTGGAACCTCCATGTGAAGAGGTAGTGCTTGGATTCACAGGATAATCTCATAACATCACAGAAAGCATTGACTGATGATGTGTTCTTATGGTCCCTTTTCCAATCTATCCTCACCCAGCAAGAAAATCCATTTGATGAAATTGGCACACTTGAATCAAAAGGAAGATTCAGTGTCACCTCTCCACTGATCCTTGTGCAGGTGACCATGGACTTGAGCCATGAACATTGTGGCTGACCCACCATCTCCTTATAAGCAGAGTTAGCCATCCTAACTCTGTTATTTGAGTCTGATATAACAGCAGGTAAAGACTCAGACTCAACCTCATCCTCCACCTCTTGTGCTCTTCTTGATAGCACTGGCACTGGAATGCTTGATGAGTAGTCTTCATTGATGTGCCCAACATTTATACAGGAGCCAACAGGGCGAACAGGGTGGGGTGCTATGACATTGCTCACATTTGGGATTGGTCTTTGCAAATTCTGCAAAAGATCTTTCTCTTCTGCTGCAGAGTTCATCGTCAATCCAAGTTTAGGAGAAGTAAGAAGAGGGAGTGTTGGAGGGTCTAAGCTGCAACTAAAAGGTGCAGCATTGTTAAGAAGAGGAAGGGGTGGAAGGAAACAACTTTGTAGATTAGGAAGGTTCTCTGTTTCAGAACAGGGGAAACAGAATCCTGAGATGGCATGATGTGTTTTGTGTTTCTTGAAGGAATTAGGTAATGGTAAAGGAGCTCTACCTCTTTTTTTGATCCTGGTGGGTCTGTTCAGCAACTGTGGCCAGAGATTTCCTACATGATTAGTGTTTCCAGGGTCAGATGTGGAGTTGGAAGGAGTGGTGGGTTTGGGTGCTATGGGCCTGTACCTGGACATGATTTCAGCAGTTTTTGCTGGACTATTGGGGTAAGGATTCAGGGTTTCAATCATGGTTCCTAAATGTAATTCAAGAAACTAGTGAAGGGGTGGCACATTGAGGGATTGAAGAATAGTAAGAGATGAGAAGGGAGCATTAGGTGAGTGAGGGTGGTAGAGGGGATGAACTTTGTTTAGGGCCAATTGGGGTTTTAAGATTGTGAAGCAACCAATGAGGGATAGGCAACATGAAGCAAGAGGGTAGCAGAAAGGGACACTTGTAAAATATACTCTGTGTACGTGTTGCTGAGGCTGATGAATGACCGCATGTCAGAATTGGGCAGTGCCAATGAAGCCATGCATGCTTAcacataataatattatttttgacTAAATTATTTATCATGTGTTAGAAAATAGTATTTTTCACCTTTTAGAAACAAATACTTGTACATTTAAGATACATTAAGATTTTACAAAACTAATTTTTTGAAACTATACTAAATTattatgattttattaattGCAATACATAATTAGCAAATGACATAATATGAGAAATATCATTTCTattactttcaatttttttctctgtATTCAAATATCTTTTATCTTCAATTTCGTGTCATTTTACATGTATTACTTTTACATCCTTTGGAAAATTTTCAAACCATGAACATGGTTTCCTCAGCCTCATCTTTGGAGTAATGTCACTTAAGCTTTAAGTATGTAGGACCAAAAAAATTTCCATGAGCTAACCAGTTTTGAATAGGCAGAAAGATGTCCTTCCATGACTCTTTCAGTAGTAGGTCCCATTTCATGGACGATTTTGACAGATTCTGAAAGTCTATTGAGAAGATTCATCAATGCAATTACTTCATTCCTTTGCAGCTGCAGCTAAAAGATCAGAACCTTGTCAATTATAAGAGATAAAAAATTCATTAGATTACTAGTTCTTAACTTTAAAATTATCAATTATGTCCAGAAGCAGGACATACTAATGGACATAACAAATTTGCATGTTATGGAAGTTCAATATATTAAAAGTGCACTGCAGAAGTAATTTGATTCAATGTGATATGCTTAAAGGAATCAGCCAAGAGAGGAGGAAAAAAAAGGTTGCAGAAGATGAACTTACTGTTTGACCTAAATTTTCTTGTCCGTCATCAGAGAAGAGAATCTTTAATGCAGTTCCGAGACCAAGAACCTGAAGCTTTCCCCATAATCGACACTTCTCACACCCTACACAATCCATCAATGCACTGCATCGCACAAAAAACTATTGAATTGGCAACAAGATGTATGAAATGATAGAAATATGTAAATTGAAACGATGGCAGAACAACAAATGCAGATCAGAAGGAGGATTTGCTTAGTCATTTTCCTACGGTGAAAACTGAAAAGTTATGCTCAGATCAGTACTTGAAagtgttggggagagtcacggcgaggacccatggggcaaggtcgaggggaaacacataggagatcttggacaccacatcttaacccaaaaccttaag
This is a stretch of genomic DNA from Lotus japonicus ecotype B-129 chromosome 1, LjGifu_v1.2. It encodes these proteins:
- the LOC130723422 gene encoding LIM domain-containing protein WLIM1-like, which translates into the protein MAFSGTTQKCMACDKTVYLVEKLTADKRVYHKTCFRCHHCKGTLKLSNYNSFEGVLYCKPHFNQLLKRTGSLNKSFEGTPKIAKPEKTSNNEAIKVSSKFGGTRDKCAACEKTVYPIEKVSVNGTCYHKSCFKCTHGGCVISPSNYIAHEAKLYCKHHHIQLIKEKGNLSQLEGDHEKSDKINGEVVAAET
- the LOC130723412 gene encoding uncharacterized protein LOC130723412, whose translation is MIETLNPYPNSPAKTAEIMSRYRPIAPKPTTPSNSTSDPGNTNHVGNLWPQLLNRPTRIKKRGRAPLPLPNSFKKHKTHHAISGFCFPCSETENLPNLQSCFLPPLPLLNNAAPFSCSLDPPTLPLLTSPKLGLTMNSAAEEKDLLQNLQRPIPNVSNVIAPHPVRPVGSCINVGHINEDYSSSIPVPVLSRRAQEVEDEVESESLPAVISDSNNRVRMANSAYKEMVGQPQCSWLKSMVTCTRISGEVTLNLPFDSSVPISSNGFSCWVRIDWKRDHKNTSSVNAFCDVMRLSCESKHYLFTWRFHTAGSSTIEI